CTTATACAGGCGGACTATAAGCGGCCATCTCCGGACAATCCACATCCTACCAAGCTCGTAGGTAAATCAAGACCTGACTTCAAGAAAGTCAAAGAGCAGGTCAAAATAATCAATAAGGAGATACGTAAATTGAAAGATGTACCTAAAGAGCTTGACAGAGCCATCCAAATTGAGAAGGTTAACTCTATGATTATAGGCATGGCAGAATATTGGAAAACAGGAATATGCAGCAACACTTATCAATATATCGACAATAAAATATATCGCTGTGCATTCCGAACTTTCCAAAAGCTCTATCCTAAAACGTATATGGAACATCAAGTTGAACTGGAAAAATTGGCAAACAGACCGCAGAGACATCAAGGCTACAAGACCAAAACATTTGCGGTCAAAGTTAAAGACCAGTACATTGGCATCACCAAAACATTTATCACTCATAGCCAGTGGACAAAATATCCGTTCAACCAAAAGATGACGCCATATACGGAAGAAGGCAGAAACCTGTATTTAAAGCAGTTTAAAAAGAAAGAGAAAGTACCTTTGGATAGACCGCCACTATACGATATAAAGACTCTAATACACCACAAAAATAATAAACTATATAATTTTGAATATTTTATGAATAGAGAATACGCCTATAATCGTGATAAAGGCAAATGCAGGATATGCGGAAAATGGCTGGAAAAATGCAACATGGAATGTCATCATATCCAACCACAACTAAAATCTGATAAGGTAAACAAGGTGCCTAACCTAGCATGGTTGTGCGAACAATGCCATCATATTGTACATGGAAGTCCAATTCCAAGCAACTATACGGATAGACAGAAAGTGAAAATCAATAAATTCAGAGAATTATTGCAAGCAGGTAATAGTGGCGACACTAACGCCTGTCCCCGTAAAGGCGACTAATCGTTGGAAAGCCGTATGAGGCGAAAGTCTCACGTACGGTTTGGAGTGGGGGAAAAGGCAAAGATAACTTCAAAGCCTTACCTATCACTACTATGACAATGGACGGGCAACAGTACTGTACACGAAAAATTCCGTGTATAAAATTGGAAAAGGAGGAGGTAATGATGGTTCAGTTAAATAAATACGAATATTTGATTACTTTATGGGGCGAAACTTTGAAAATAAGTTTTTCGCCCCATTCTATTTTAAGGTGCAAACAAAGACAAAAAAATCCAAAAAGCATTGTTCAGTCCATTATGTCATGTCAGGATCGTATAAAGGACTTGAGATATTCACGCCAAAGGTTTACACTTCTTGACTATGCTTATAATAATGCCTGTATATTAGCTTTTGACAATCCACATAAGTTAAGTATTGTAACAGTTTTGGACGGTGTTGATGTGTGGACTGAAGGAAAATTGGACTTGATAACAAAAACAAAGCGAGAGGTGCACAGGTACGTGTGCGCTGACTGAAAGGCAAAAATTCAACGATTCTTGTCTTTATTTTTATTTTAAGTAAAGGAGAGATTTTTTATGGAAAAAAAGTACTTTAAAATAGTCGGCAACATAGACATCTACTTTTATAAAATGATGCCTATGTATGACGATCTAGAAGGATATGGGTATTATGAAAGTATAGATATCCCGTATCCAAGTCAAGGAGATTATTTGATTATTTCAACAAAAAATATTTCTTTAAATATTTCTTTTTCTTCTGCTACAAAAGATTTGACAGAAATTTCATGGAAAGGGAATATTGAAATAAAAAGACTTCTTGCAGAAGGAAAGATACAAGAAGTGTCACGCAATATATATTTGCGTGATATGGAATTAAGTAAAAGGATGTTACAAAAATACGAAGAACTTGTGACAGCAGAAATTTATTTAGATTATATACAAGAAAAAATTAAAGAAATACCACAATATCAAAAAATTTTATGTGCCTTTAAAATGCACACAATTTACAAAGATTATAAGAAGGCACACAAAAAATATAAAGAAATAATGAAAGAATATGCAAATTTAGAAAAACAACAAAAAGAGTTACTACTATTTTAGACACATGGCAGAACTAAATGGTAATAAAGCATTAGAATTGTTCAAAATTGAGCTTTAAAAAGTAGGGAAGTTTTTATCCCTACTTTTTTTAATTAAAGATGAAAGGAGAACGATGAAATTATGTTAAATATAATGTATTTTTCAGGAAAAGTCAAGGATCTACAAAAATTTACAAGTCTCTTAACAAACGTTAAAGGTAAACTAATATGCTGTGATATTGACAACACGCTTGCTGACATCAATACACAATTGTTAAAGGCAGGATATAATATTTCTCAATATCCCAATCCTGTACTTAATGAGGATTTTTGGACGTCTTATGAAGGTCTTGACATACTTATTAGAGCAAAAAAAATTAAAAATACATCAAAAATTTTAGATGTTTTTAATGGACTTGGCGCAGATGTGTTTTTTGCAACCAGCAGAAACATAAGATTAAGAGAACTTACAAGGAAGTGGATCGAAAAGCAAGGCATATACAACAAACATGCAGTTTACTTCACTGCCTCAAAACACATTCTTGAGGCTGACGTTTATCTGGAAGATGATCCTCAACAAATATCAAAACTCCTTTCTATAGGTAAGCCTGTTCTGATACCGTCATGGCAGTATAATCAAGGCTTTGACAGTGAAAATGCTATCTATTTCAATATATAGAAAGGAGTTGCTGAATATGTGCGATTATAGAGATCCACGTCTGTCAATTTTAAATGTTGCTCAAAAATCAGGCATAGTAATTTTAAGACAAGTATCAAACGAGGAATTTATGGCAAGATGTCCGTTTTGTGGCGATTCAGAAAAAAATCCAAAACACGGACATCTTATGCTTAACATAGAGAAAGATGCATACCACTGCACGAGATGCGGTGAAAAAGGATTTGCAATAGGACTTTATGCACGACTACATCGAATAAATAATAGTGAAGCGTTTAAAGAACTTATGAACATGATACCTGAAACAATACCTAAAATTGAAACTAAAAAAATGCCACAAAGCCCTATTGCAAGCATTAATGAACGTGACAAAGTATATAGGGCATTTTTGGATAAGTTAACTCTTAAAGGCGAACATTTACAGAACCTTATCCGCAGAGGACTATCGTGGGAAGAAATTGGCAGAAATCTATACAAGTCAATACCAACAATTCCTCAGGAACGCTTAAGAATATGCAATGAACTGTTGCAAGAAGGATTAAACCTCAATGGCATACCAGGCTTCTTTCAAGTCCAGAAAGAAAATCAAACGTACTGGGATTTTTACTCTGACAACGGCTTTTTCATACCTGTACGTGACATTCAAGGACGTATTCAAGGTATGCAGATACGTCTTGATGATGACCATGAACGAAAATATGTGTGGTTTTCGTCACGTGGAAAATCGAGTGGAACTGGTGCACATGCATGGATAGGCGTACATGGAGTACCTTCAAAAACTGTATTAGTTACTGAAGGCCCATTAAAAGCTGATATTGCACATTTTTTAAGTCGCTTTACGTTTGTGTCAGTTGCAGGCGTAGACGCAACAAAAGGCATTGAACAAGTTTTGAAAGAACTTGATACTAAACGTGTCTTTATTGCATATGATATGGACTTAAAAAGCAATAAGAACGTACAAAAGGCTAAAGAAAGGCTTGAAAAAAAGCTTATACAGGCAGGTTTTGAGGTGCATACAAAGACGTGGGATGAGCGTTTAGGAAAAGGCATTGACGATTATTTGCTTTGGAAAAAACGCCAAAAAGTGGTATAGGACTTTGTTCCTATACCTTTTTTCATAATAAAAAGAAATTGAAGGAGGAATTTTACTATGTTATATAATTGGCAAAAAGAAGCAATAGAAAAAATACAAGGAGAAAATGCATTATTATCAGCACCTACAGGTTCAGGTAAGACGAAAGTTGCATATATGTGGGCAGGTTTAATAGATAAAGACGAGAAAATTTTGCAGCCAAAAACCAAAATAATATTTACTGCACCGATTAAAGCGTTAAGCAACGAGAGATATATGGAATTAAAAAATATGAATATTAATGTAGGGTTAGAAACAGGTGATTTTAAGAAAAATATAGAAGCACCTGTTATATGCTGCACTCAAGAAATATATACGAACAAATATGCTCAATGTCCGAATCTTAAGGTTGTTATTGATGAATTTCATTATGTATCTACTGATCCTGAAAGAGCAAGAGCATATATAGACGGAATTGCAAACAGCAATCCGACATCAAAGATACTTGTTATGTCGGCAACTTTTGGACATCCTGAAACTGTCAAAAAATATCTTGAAAGACTTTCTAACAGACAATTTTCAATGTATGTGACAAACGAAAGAGCAACATCATTAGTATTTACCGAAAAACCTGTTATATTAGACAAACTGCAAAATGCACTTGTGTTTGTTTTTTCAAGGCGTGGTGTTGAATCTATTGCCTACGATATAGCGCAAAACAGAAACAGAATTGCAACCGAAAAAGTCCGTACATTAGAAAAACTTGCAGAAATCTTTTCGGTTTCTGATATTCCTGAAATTTGCTATAAAGGTGTGGGAATATATGTCGGTTCACTTTTGCCAAAAGAAAAGTTATTTATGGAGACTGGTTTCAGAAATGGTATTTTGAATATTATGGTTGGTACCGATGCACTTGCATTAGGTGTTAATCTACCTGCCGAAACAGTAGTATTTGCACAGCTTGCAAAATACTACGATGGACCTATAACAAAAAATGAATTTGTACAAATGGCAGGACGTGCAGGAAGAAAGGGATACTTCGACAGAGGCTTTGTATCATACATGCCAAGCAACTTTGAGTCCTTCGACTATGATACAAAAGAACTTTATGAAGAACTTTTAAATGCACCTCAAGAGCCTATGGAAATAACTATAGATATTTCAATACCTGAACTCTTAAAAGGAAAGTCTATAAAGGAAGAAGCTGAGTATGTAGCGAAAAATTCAATTCCTATGTTATCAGTTTCAGATGTTCAGGAAAGAATTGAATATATAATGGAACAAATAGACGAATTTGCCAATGAATTAGATATACAAAACTTTAAAGAAATTTTATCAGACATATATTTTCCTGAATACTCACTTTGGACGAACCTAAACATTGCACAGGTTTTTGGCGAAAACGAAAAAATCGACATGGATGACTTAAAGGAACTTATTTTCGGTTGCGAAGAAAGTAGAAACTTTTTCTATTCTCTATTGCAATTAAAAAAATACATTAAAACATTGCCAAAACAATATAAGCGAAAAATAAAAAACCAAAGTTTATTAGACAAACTTATCAATGAAATTGATCCGACTGTTAATGACTTTGAGATGAGAATAAAAAATGCAAGAGAAATATTATAAGACTTGTTTTTGTATGTGAATTTGTTTTTAAGGTGCGTTCATAGGCATGATGGCAAAAGCTATCGTGCCTTTTTTATTTGCTTATATATATACAAGGGTTTTAAACTCAGGTTTTTCTATATCCTTTATTCTTATTTTTCTTAAAACTAACTTTCTATATCTATTTCAATATATTTTAATTCTTCTAACATTTTTAAAGTTTTTATTCTTAGATTTTCAATTTTTTTATATTTTTCAACTATTTCATTCTGTTTATCAATATCAAATTCTCCATTTTCTTTTATAGGTATTTCTACAGTTACATATTCTTTTATATTTGCCAAAGAAGCACGAAAAGTTCTATTAAAACCATAATCGTCTTTGTTACTCCTTAATGCATATAAAAGATATTCTGGGTTTATATTACTATTTTTAACCTTTAAGACACCACAATGATCTGTTGGATAAAAAGGTTGATTTTTAGGGATATAATTCCAATCAAAGATTCCATCTATTCCCCATATTAATGAAGGAGTAGAAAAATCATCAATAAATGTATTATTAGTATAACCAAAAGGTTTAAATACATTTGCACTGTAGATAGGAACTAATAGTTTTTTATTATTATTTTTTATTAAATCTTGCTTTAATATTCTTTTCCCTATAAACAAAGAAAAAAGAGTTACATCGGATAAATTAATTGTAATCATTTTGCAATTGTTTAAGATTTTTACAGAAATATTTTTTAATTTTTCACTATATTCCTCTATTTTTTTCTTTATTTTTTGAAATTTTTTATACTTATTAGCTATTTCATTTTGCTTTTCTAAATCTATAAAAATCTCAATTTCAAGTTCTTTTAGTTTTTCTTTACTTGCAGTTTTGCTCCATGACAACCCTAAATTTAATAATTCTTTTTCAA
This portion of the Thermoanaerobacterium sp. RBIITD genome encodes:
- a CDS encoding DUF3854 domain-containing protein — its product is MCDYRDPRLSILNVAQKSGIVILRQVSNEEFMARCPFCGDSEKNPKHGHLMLNIEKDAYHCTRCGEKGFAIGLYARLHRINNSEAFKELMNMIPETIPKIETKKMPQSPIASINERDKVYRAFLDKLTLKGEHLQNLIRRGLSWEEIGRNLYKSIPTIPQERLRICNELLQEGLNLNGIPGFFQVQKENQTYWDFYSDNGFFIPVRDIQGRIQGMQIRLDDDHERKYVWFSSRGKSSGTGAHAWIGVHGVPSKTVLVTEGPLKADIAHFLSRFTFVSVAGVDATKGIEQVLKELDTKRVFIAYDMDLKSNKNVQKAKERLEKKLIQAGFEVHTKTWDERLGKGIDDYLLWKKRQKVV
- a CDS encoding DEAD/DEAH box helicase; translated protein: MLYNWQKEAIEKIQGENALLSAPTGSGKTKVAYMWAGLIDKDEKILQPKTKIIFTAPIKALSNERYMELKNMNINVGLETGDFKKNIEAPVICCTQEIYTNKYAQCPNLKVVIDEFHYVSTDPERARAYIDGIANSNPTSKILVMSATFGHPETVKKYLERLSNRQFSMYVTNERATSLVFTEKPVILDKLQNALVFVFSRRGVESIAYDIAQNRNRIATEKVRTLEKLAEIFSVSDIPEICYKGVGIYVGSLLPKEKLFMETGFRNGILNIMVGTDALALGVNLPAETVVFAQLAKYYDGPITKNEFVQMAGRAGRKGYFDRGFVSYMPSNFESFDYDTKELYEELLNAPQEPMEITIDISIPELLKGKSIKEEAEYVAKNSIPMLSVSDVQERIEYIMEQIDEFANELDIQNFKEILSDIYFPEYSLWTNLNIAQVFGENEKIDMDDLKELIFGCEESRNFFYSLLQLKKYIKTLPKQYKRKIKNQSLLDKLINEIDPTVNDFEMRIKNAREIL
- a CDS encoding restriction endonuclease subunit S gives rise to the protein MSHKEIFLLDELFDFPAIKGITEDFILNNPGNIPVYGGKKTETPIGYVRDNLPQVKYFENCLAWNREGSVGYVFYHKHKFTTNDHHRPMILKEEYRDAINLEYIRIVIEKELLNLGLSWSKTASKEKLKELEIEIFIDLEKQNEIANKYKKFQKIKKKIEEYSEKLKNISVKILNNCKMITINLSDVTLFSLFIGKRILKQDLIKNNNKKLLVPIYSANVFKPFGYTNNTFIDDFSTPSLIWGIDGIFDWNYIPKNQPFYPTDHCGVLKVKNSNINPEYLLYALRSNKDDYGFNRTFRASLANIKEYVTVEIPIKENGEFDIDKQNEIVEKYKKIENLRIKTLKMLEELKYIEIDIES